One Candidatus Korarchaeota archaeon NZ13-K genomic window, GACATCGATAACACACTCTTCGATGTCAGGGCCAGGTTCAAGGTGGCGATATCGGGGTTCGGAGTCTCATCACCCAGGGAGCTCACCCCGAGTGAGCAGAGGGAGTTCTGGAGGAGGTTCCTCGACCCGACGCTCCTTCACCTAGATATACCCATAGGCAGGAGTCTGGAGATGGTGCTCGAGGCGAAGAGGAGGGGACTGAGGGTGGTTCTGATAACGGGAAGGTATGAGAGCCTCAGGAGGGACACGGAGCTCCAGCTGATCCAAGCTGGTGTGCCCTACGATGAGCTGCTCATGAGACCGGACGGGAACTTCGAGAGGGATAGGGAGCTTAAACCGTCCATACTCAGGAGGCTGAATTGTGAGGTGGTTGAGTATCATGATGACGATCTGGAGACCCTGCTGGAGGTCAGGAGGATGTTCCCGAGGGCCTTGCTCTTCCTTCACAGGCCCGATGGTAGCTTCGAGATGATATCAGTGGGGCGGAACGGCGATCCTCCTGTACCTATCTAGGGCCCTCATCACGTAGCCCTCATCTATCCTGCCTTGGGGAGAAGGGGTCTCGAAGATCCTCCTTGGGACCCTGAGCCTGCTCGGATCGAACCCCATCCTGATCTTGAGATCGAGCTTCTCCCTGTATATCTCCCTTCCGAGGGCCCTGAGGTCCTCCTCATCAATCTCGATCCCGAGCGGTTTCAGGGCCCTTGAGATCATCTCAGGTTTGTAGACACCCCTGGCGAACAGGCAGATGACTAGGGATGTCAGGACCTGCCTCCAGGACTCCTCCTCCACCAACTCATCGACGAGCGCATCCGGATCCGGATAAGACTTGCCCAGATATCTCTGATCAAGGGAGTAACCCGCATTATCCAGGTGGCTGTGCCTCAGGCCTATCAGGTAACCTATGTGAGACGCCGGCCCAGTGTGATAGCCCGGCATCTCATTGCCACCGAATGTGAGCGCGCAATCCTGGCAGCCATACCTCTCAGAGGCCCTTTCAGTGCCCTCAGCAAGCACCCCATAGAAATCATTAGGCTGATCCACTATGAGCTCCAGCATCTTGAGGTAAGTCCTCCAGTCTCCCCACTCCGGCCTTACAATGGTCTCCCTCTCGCTTATGACCCCCCTCTCGAAGGCCTCCGTGGCCCAGGCAAGCGCGACTCCGGAGCTTATGGCATCCAATCCGAGGATGTCCGTCTGCTCTATCAGCTTAAGAATGCCCTCAATCTCGCTGACCCCCAGCATGCTACCTAGGGCATAGATTGGCTCGTAATCGTAGCTTATGTACCTAGTGACGTAGAAGTACTTCTCCCCTGGGTAGATCTCCCTTATGGAAGCTATGTGCACGCACGCTATTGGGCAGTGAGCGCAGGCTATCCTCCTAGCGAGGCTCTCCTTAGCGAACCTCTCCCCGCTTATGAGCTCGGCCCCCTCGAACCTGGCGGACCTCAGGTTCCTGGTCGGCAGGCCTCCGATCTCATTGAGGGGCATCACGTTCTCCGCAGTCCCCAGCTCGTGGTACTTCCTGGTTGAGGGGCTCCTGAGACACTCCTCGAAGATCTGCTTGTATATCTCCCTGTAACCTCTCACGTCAGCGACTGGAACGGCCCTTCTCCCGCCTATAACCAGCGCCTTGAGCCTCTTAGATCCCCAAACCGCCCCGAGCCCCAGCCTGCCGAAGTGCCTGTAAGTCTCAAGGATGACCGAGGCGTACCTGACCAGCCTCTCCCCGGCCCTGCCTATCCTCATTATGCTCCTGAGGCCCGGCCAGGGCTCCCTCTCCCTGAGTACCTTGCCTATGGTGAGGGAGCTCCTAACGCCCCAGAGGGCACTTGCGTCCTTGAACTCCACCCTCCCGTCGTGCACGGAGAGGTAGATGGGTGTCTCGCTGGATCCCTCTAACACCAGAGCCCCGAAGCCGGACATCCTCAGGGCCAGGGCGGCTCTTCCCCCAGCATGGGACTCCCCCAGGTTGCCGGTGAGCGGTGACTTGAACATGGCCACCAGCTTGGAGGCCGCCGGATAGACCCCGGTGAGGACGCCGACCGCCATCACTACCACGTTATCAGGGGACAGGGGATCGACCCTAGGGTTTAGGTTCTCCTTCAGCAGCTGGACGGCAACCCCCGTCCCTCCCAAGTACCTCGAGAAGAGGTCATCCCTCCTCTCGACCCTGTACCTCTTGTTCGTGAGATCCACTCGGAGCACCCTGGCCAGCTGCTCATCCACCAGGGGCATCACATCACCCTCAGGACGCCGTAAGGGCAGAAATCAACGCAGTAGCCGCAGTGAGTGCATATTATAGGCTTATCATTGACCCCGTCCCAGAAGATAGCCCCGAAGGGGCAGGCTCGAACGCAGTAGCCGCAGCCTATGCACAGCTTGGCATCCAGCGTGACACCGCCCCCTCTCCTCATCCTGAGGGCGGAGGTCGGACAGACCTTGGCGCATGAGGGGTCATCGCAGGCCCTGCAGACGATCACGGTGAATCCCCTCTCAACCCCTCCAACGCTCCTCACATGAATGGCAGAGTAGTTGAGGCCGGAGTCACCGAACCTCCTCGAGCAAGCGAACATGCATGACATGCAGCCCACGCAGAGGTCCGGGTCGACGAGCTCCAATCTCCTTGCCGGCATCACTGGGTGGGGCATCACCACTTAATAATGATCCCTCCACCCCCGATTCATGAGCTTAAATGATGTCATAAAACACCATTAGGGATAGCTTCGTGAAAATCAGTCCCCTTTATCGCGTCCGATCCCTCAGGCAGT contains:
- a CDS encoding aldehyde:ferredoxin oxidoreductase; translation: MPLVDEQLARVLRVDLTNKRYRVERRDDLFSRYLGGTGVAVQLLKENLNPRVDPLSPDNVVVMAVGVLTGVYPAASKLVAMFKSPLTGNLGESHAGGRAALALRMSGFGALVLEGSSETPIYLSVHDGRVEFKDASALWGVRSSLTIGKVLREREPWPGLRSIMRIGRAGERLVRYASVILETYRHFGRLGLGAVWGSKRLKALVIGGRRAVPVADVRGYREIYKQIFEECLRSPSTRKYHELGTAENVMPLNEIGGLPTRNLRSARFEGAELISGERFAKESLARRIACAHCPIACVHIASIREIYPGEKYFYVTRYISYDYEPIYALGSMLGVSEIEGILKLIEQTDILGLDAISSGVALAWATEAFERGVISERETIVRPEWGDWRTYLKMLELIVDQPNDFYGVLAEGTERASERYGCQDCALTFGGNEMPGYHTGPASHIGYLIGLRHSHLDNAGYSLDQRYLGKSYPDPDALVDELVEEESWRQVLTSLVICLFARGVYKPEMISRALKPLGIEIDEEDLRALGREIYREKLDLKIRMGFDPSRLRVPRRIFETPSPQGRIDEGYVMRALDRYRRIAVPPH
- a CDS encoding 4Fe-4S dicluster domain-containing protein, coding for MPARRLELVDPDLCVGCMSCMFACSRRFGDSGLNYSAIHVRSVGGVERGFTVIVCRACDDPSCAKVCPTSALRMRRGGGVTLDAKLCIGCGYCVRACPFGAIFWDGVNDKPIICTHCGYCVDFCPYGVLRVM